The following coding sequences lie in one Gymnogyps californianus isolate 813 unplaced genomic scaffold, ASM1813914v2 HiC_scaffold_132, whole genome shotgun sequence genomic window:
- the LOC127028009 gene encoding uncharacterized protein LOC127028009 yields the protein MGDVDWCFDWGAKAIHSNSKADWRCPNVLNHSKISILNSALMMEQCKKQNSLNENCRQEIPSPGYTTWVMSDGYWTTRLQFSAVTRQVTLGLLTLCPTWKKNPIKAQYWGRTKRDTVTEKDPDTWTGPSAAVQLDWGLQSFLLPGLMALEDRMLIENLTWQVETLFRATRKGFQIINKQVQANTKMTLQNRLALDLLLVKEQGVCGYFKLDKEHCCIHIPNITDNLQEQLDKMRKVAEDSRAIGDVAENRWLNKILQELSGWSLKGWLATLLEGAIYVIIIVVVIRICIGCVKKTLEKNIWK from the coding sequence ATGGGAGATGTAGATTGGTGCTTTGATTGGGGAGCAAAGGCTATCCACAGCAATAGCAAAGCTGATTGGAGATGCCCCAATGTCCTAAATCATAGTAAGATATCGATCCTAAATTCTGCTTTGATGATGGAACAgtgtaagaaacaaaattctttgaATGAAAATTGTAGACAAGAAATTCCGTCCCCAGGTTACACGACATGGGTCATGTCGGATGGATATTGGACTACCCGACTACAGTTCAGTGCAGTAACTAGACAAGTAACTTTAGGATTATTGACCCTATGCCCCACATGGAAAAAGAATCCAATCAAAGCCCAATATTGGGGACGAACTAAAAGAGATACTGTAACAGAAAAAGACCCTGATACCTGGACAGGACCCTCAGCAGCAGTACAACTTGATTGGGGACTCCAAAGTTTCCTATTACCAGGACTGATGGCTTTAGAAGATCGAATGCTGATAGAAAATTTGACCTGGCAAGTAGAAACCCTGTTTAGAGCCACTCGGAAAGGATTCCAGATTATTAACAAACAGGTCCAAGCTAATACTAAAATGACCTTACAAAATAGGCTAGCCTTAGATTTGCTTTTGGTCAAAGAACAAGGGGTGTGCGGATACTTTAAATTAGACAAAGAACACTGCTGTATCCACATCCCAAATATAACTGACAATCTACAAGAACAGTTagacaaaatgagaaaagtagCTGAAGACAGCAGAGCAATCGGAGATGTAGCAGAAAATAGGTGGCTCAACAAAATTCTCCAAGAATTAAGCGGATGGTCTTTAAAAGGATGGTTAGCTACATTGTTGGAAGGAGCAATTTATGTGATTATAATTGTAGTTGTTATAAGGATCTGCATAGGTTGTGTTAAGAAAACCCTtgagaaaaatatatggaaGTAG